The Terriglobia bacterium genome segment CGGCGGTAACAACGCCCAGAGCGTCGCTTACAACAACGGCTTCCGGGAAGGGGTCGGATACGGGCAGTCGGACCGCAACAACGGCCACAGCTACCGGCCGAGCTACAGCAGCACCTACCAGAACGGGCACAACGGATACAACTCTTCGTACGGCAGCCAAATGGCGTACAAGCGGGCATACCAGGACGGCTTCCGCGCCGGTTATGATCGCGGCTACAACAGCGGAGGCGGCCGAAGGTACTAGTGGCAAGTCCCGTGTCGCGCGTGAGTAAGAATCGCGGGCTAAACGGCCCGCGATTCTTTTGCCTGCGTGCCGCAGATCATCGCTGGCAACCATTCCCACCGTTCAACCGACTTCGGTCGCGATGGCCTCCGTCATCCGGCGTTAGCATTATCCACTACAACTATCCGTCTGTTGAGCATGCCCGCCTCAGCAAGTGTCAGGTCAACGGGCACTCGGGTTCAACAAGCCGTTCGACACGCCGATGGAGACCTTGGCGCAAAGGTCACCACGGCATTACATTCTTCACGCGAATTACAGGTCGCCGTAAGCGAAACTGGCTTCGTTGGAATTGCAGAATGACGAAGGAGTCATCCATGAAACTGGCTAACCCACGCATACTGACGATCAATGGCGGCTCGTCGAGTATCAAGTTCGCGCTGTTCGAGGCCGGTGACTCGCTGCAACGGATTCTGGAGGGCGCGATCGAGCGGATAGGACTGCCGCAGGCGACCTTGCGAGCGAAAGGCTTGAAACAGGCGGACAACTACTCGCGGCCGGTGACGGCGCCGGATCACACCGCGGCGGTGGGCGTTCTGATGAATTGGATCGAGGAACGCAGCGGGCCTGATGCATTGACCGCGGTGGGGCATCGCGTGGTGCATGGCGGACCGAAGTATAGCCAGCCGCAGCGAATCACTGCGGAAATAGTTGAGGAGCTGCGCTGGCTCAGTCCATTCGATCCTGAGCATCTGCCGGAGGAGATCCTGTTGACCGAAGCGTTTCATCGCCGATTTCCCGATCTGCCGCAAGTGGCGTGTTTTGACACGGCCTTTCACCATGACCTGCCGCGCGTAGCTCGATTGTTGCCGATCCCGCGCCGCTACGAAGCGCGGGGGGTGCGCCGGTACGGGTTTCACGGGTTGTCGTATGCGTTTCTCATGGAAGAACTGGCCCGCCTGGCCGGATCGGCAGCGGCACAAGGCCGGGTCATCCTCGCCCACCTCGGCAATGGCGCGAGCCTGGCGGCGGTGCGTGAAGGCAAATCCGTGGACACGAGCATGAGTTTTACCCCGACCGCCGGGGTGCCGATGAGTACCCGTTCCGGCGACCTCGATCCTGGGCTGATTTGGTATCTGGGAAACTCCGAGAGCCTGGATGCGAAGCGACTCAACGAGATGGTCAATTTCCAGTCTGGCCTCCTCGGCGTGTCGGAGACCAGTTCCGATATGCGCGATTTGCTGGAGCGCGAAACCCAGGACGTGCGTGCCGCGGAAGCGGTCGCGCTGTTTTGCTACCAGGTCAAGAAATGGATCGGCGCATTTGCCGCCGCGCTCGGCGGACTCGACGCGCTGGTGTTCGCTGGTGGCATCGGAGAGAACGCGCCCACGGTCCGCGCCCGAATTTGCGACGGGCTGGGATTCCTTGGAATCGAACTGGAAGAAAAGCAGAACGCGGCCAATGCGGGCGTGATTTCTGCGGCGGCCGGCCGGGTCGTGGTCCGCGTCATACGTACGGATGAAGAGCGCATGATCGCCAAGACGGTTTGCCGCGTCCTCGGTCTAGGCTGAAAAGAGGAAATCCGGAGTCGCTGGGTTGATAGAATCATCACGCGGCACGAAAGCAATTCAGGCTTGAGAACTGAGAGAGGTGACGCCATGTCCTGCAAGCACACCGACCAGATCAAGATCACCGCCACCGACAAGCACGTCTGCGAGGATTGCGTGAAGACCGGCGACACCTGGGTTCACCTGCGCCTCTGCCTCTCCTGCGGACACGTCGGCTGCTGCGACTCCTCGAAGAACAAGCACGCGACTAAACACTTCAAGTCTTCGCACCACCCGCTGATCCGCTCCATCGAACCGGGCGAATCCTGGCTGTGGTGCTACGTGGACCAGATGTCACCGGGAGAACTGGACGCGGCCTAGGAATTTACTGGTGACGAGAGGCCTGTGGCACACGCTGCCTTCGCGTGTGCTGTGGAGGCATCGGGCTCGAATGAAAAGGCGGGCTCTCAGCCCGCCTTTCTCATCGGTAATCTGTTCCGCTCACTGTGGCAGCGGCACCGTCCACGTGTCCCACAAGAATGTCGGTGTAGTCGAGGAAGTCCAGTAGTAGATCGAGAAGGTCACTCCCGTCGGCGTGATCTGCGTAATCACGTAACTTCCCATTTCGTTGTACACGCTTCCGTCGTCGATCTGCCAGACGCGCCCCGGGACCTGCAGCGGCTGCCACGCCGCAGGATCGCCGTACGGTCTGGCCGGGTCGTTGGCGGTATCCGGGAAGTCGCGCCGGTAGACGACGACCTCGTTGCCGTCGATCAACTCCCGCGAGGCCACGTGATCGTGGCCGCGGAAGATTGCCGTGACGTTGTGCTGCGACAGCACTGACGCCAGCTCGACAGTGTGGAAGGCGCTGTTGTGTTCGCTCCAGACCACCGGTATCTCCGGGCCCAGGTACGGCGGCGCCATCAGACCGACGTGGCTGAAGACGAACGTGAGCGGCTGCGTGTTGAGCGTCAGGTCTTCCTCCAGCCAATCGAGCTGCGAATTTGCCGGGTTGGAGGTTGCCGCTCCGTTCACGTCCCACACCCCGGCATTCGTATCCATGCTCGCGTCGTTGAACTCGTAGTCGTTGAGGAACACGAAGTGCGCGCCCTTGTAATCGAAAGAGTACGTCGTGCCGGGATCAACCGTGAACAGCGCGCCGGTGGATTTGAGCGTTTGCAGCGGGCCGCGCCGGAAATTGGTCAGGCCCGGCAGTTGCTTCGCGATCGCCGAGCTGGCGGCGTCCGTCGTCCAGTTCGTCGCCCAGTTCGCCGCCCACCAATCCATTTGCGCCTGGACCTCAATATCGTGGTTGCCGGGGACCGGGAACCACGGATACACCGTTGCGCCGCAATTGACGCGCGAGTTCAAGCCCGTGTCGATGTCGCCACGGACGCGCTGGAATGGATCCGTGTCTCCGTTGGTGGCCAGGAGCCGGACATTCGGATCGTAGCTGCGCATCTCACTGAAGATGCGAGTCAGCCCATAATCCAGGCCCGAATAGTTGTCCGAGTAGGAAACGAAGGTGAAGCTGTTATCGGTGCACGCCGCCGCTGCAGGCGTCGGGTTGGTGACGACTACGGCGAGCGGAACGCCGATGCTGCCGCCCGCGCCGGTGGCGGTCATCGTATAGGTGGTACTGATCGTCGGCGTCACCCCGAGCGAGCCCGCGCGCTCGACGGCGCCGATCGCATGATCGATGCTCACCGCGGTCGCATCCATGGTCGACCAGGTCAGGGTTGCCGTCTCGCCGGGCGCGATCCGTGCCGGAGTGGCGGTGAATGTCACCGTCGGCGGCACCAGGCCCACGTCGGTCGCGTATGAGGCGTCAATCAGTTCCGCCCCGATGATGTAGCCGTTCCGGCCGCCGGATGGATAGGTGAAGGAAACGATCATGTCCGAAGGGGCGCCCCGCAGCGCGTTAGCGGTCTCAATCCCGCCGGAGACCCAGTACGTGTCGTTGGTCGTCGCGTCAAATGTGTACCCGGAGCCGGCCGTAAACGAGGGCGTTTCTTCGCCGTCGATTCCCCCGCAGCCGATCGGCAGGGAGTTGCTGTGGCCGCTGGAGGGCAGCGTGACCGACGAGCTGGTGCTGTTGGGTGATACCTTCGACACTACGTTTGTGATACCAGCCAGCGGATGAGCGGGATTGGAAGCCGTGCGCCGGTACGACTGCACCACCATCGCCCCATCGGCGGCATTGCCGGCAGACGACAGGCGCGCCGTGATCGGCTGGTTTGTCAGCGCGCTGGCGGTATAGCCGGCCCATAGCTCCAGTGCGCCGTTGGCTGCCATGAGCGCCGGGCCGCCGACGCGTTTCCACCCGAGGTTCGGCGAGAGCCCGGTGACCGTCGAGTTGGGTGTCTTGCTATTCATCATCACGCAAGCAACTACCAACGAATCCTCGAACGTGTTGACGGTAGCCTTCACCGCGGTGCCCAGCCTTTGCCACCCTTTGGCGGCGTTTCCTTTCACGATGGTGGCTGGCACTACGGTTACGGTCGCCTTCCCGGTCGCCGTCCCCCCGTCACCGGTCGCGGTGAGCGTATAAGTCGTCGTCACCGTCGGCGATACCGTCTTGCTTCCGGAACTGTCCACCGCGCCAATTCCGTTATCGATGCTGACTGAGGTCGCATAGGTCACCGACCAGCTCAGCGTCGAGAAGCCTCCCGCCAGAATCGAAGTCGGATTGGCGCCGAAGGAAACAGTGGGCACGAGGATCGATACGGTCGCCGTGGCGGTCTTGGTTCCGCCGGGGCCGGTCGCGGTTAAGGTGTAGGTCGTGGTCACCGTCGGCGAAACCGACACGCTCCCGGAACTTGCCACCGTGCCAATCCCGTTATCAATGCTAACTGAGGTCGCATTCGTCACCGACCAACTCAGCGTCGAGGACTCTCCTGGTGCGATCGAAGTTGGCTGTGCGCTGAAGGAAACGGTTGGCGCCGCGATTGCTACGGTCGCCGTGGCAGTCTTGGTTCCGCCGGGGCCGGTGGCGGTTAGCGTGTACGTCGTGGTCACCGTCGGGGAAACCAACAGGCTCCCGGAACTTGCCACCGCACCAATTCCGTTATCAATGCTGACTGAGGTCGCGTTCGCCACCGACCAACTCAGCGTCGAGGACTCTCCGGGTGCGATTGAGGTTGGCTGGGCGCTGAAGGAAACGGTTGGAACGACGACTGCGACTGTCACCGTCACCTTGGCAGTCTTGGTTCCGCCTGGGCCGGTGGCGGTTAGCGTGTAGGTCGTGGTCACCGCCGGAGACACCGACAGGCTCCCGGAACTCGCCACCGCGCCAATTCCATTATCGATGCTGACCGAGGTCGCGTTCGTCACCGACCAACTCAGCGTCGAGGAGCCCCCCAGGGCAATCGAAGCTGGCTGTGCGCTGAAGGAAACGGTTGGAACAACGACTGCGACTTTCACCGTCACCTTGGCAGTCTTGGTTCCGCCTGGGCCGGTCGCGGTTAGCGTGTAAGTCGTGGTCACCGTCGGGGACACCGACACGCTCCCGGAGCTTGCGACCGTGCCAATCCCGTTATCGATGCTGACCGAGGTCGCGTTCGTCACCGACCAGCTCAGCGTCGAGGAGCTTCCTGGCGCAATCGAAGCTGGCTGGGCGCTGAAGGAAACGGTTGGAGCGGCGATTGTTACGGTCGCCTTGGCAGTCTTGGTTCCGCCGGGGCCGGTCGCGGTTAGCGTGTAAGCCGTAGTCACCGCCGGGGACACCGACACGCTCCCGGAACTTGCCACCGCGCCAATCCCGTTATCAATGCTGACCGAGGTCGCGTTGGTCACCGACCAACTCAGCGTCGAGGAGCCTCCCAGCGCGATCGTAGTTGGTTTTGCGCTGAAGGAAGCGGTTGGCGCAGCGATTGCTACGGTCGCCTTGGCAGTCTTCGTTCCGCCGGGGCCGGTCGCGGTTAGAGTGTAGGTCGTGGTCACCGTCGGGGACACCGACACGCTCCCGGAACTTGCCACCGTGCCAATCCCGTGATCAATGCTGACCGACGTCGCGTTCCACACCAACCAGCTCAGCTTCGAGGAGCTTCCCAGCGCGATCGAGGTTGGCTTTGCGCTGAAGGAAAGAATTATTGGAGCGATCGCGGCGAACCCAGACGATGGCAGCAGCATTGTTCCGGCGATCAGCAGAAAGAGAAATCTCCGGATGAGAGCTGTGAGCGGGAGCGAACGATTAAGGTGAGACCCCAGGGCCGCTTGATGCAACATGGCGCGCCTCC includes the following:
- a CDS encoding acetate/propionate family kinase, whose translation is MKLANPRILTINGGSSSIKFALFEAGDSLQRILEGAIERIGLPQATLRAKGLKQADNYSRPVTAPDHTAAVGVLMNWIEERSGPDALTAVGHRVVHGGPKYSQPQRITAEIVEELRWLSPFDPEHLPEEILLTEAFHRRFPDLPQVACFDTAFHHDLPRVARLLPIPRRYEARGVRRYGFHGLSYAFLMEELARLAGSAAAQGRVILAHLGNGASLAAVREGKSVDTSMSFTPTAGVPMSTRSGDLDPGLIWYLGNSESLDAKRLNEMVNFQSGLLGVSETSSDMRDLLERETQDVRAAEAVALFCYQVKKWIGAFAAALGGLDALVFAGGIGENAPTVRARICDGLGFLGIELEEKQNAANAGVISAAAGRVVVRVIRTDEERMIAKTVCRVLGLG
- a CDS encoding UBP-type zinc finger domain-containing protein, giving the protein MSCKHTDQIKITATDKHVCEDCVKTGDTWVHLRLCLSCGHVGCCDSSKNKHATKHFKSSHHPLIRSIEPGESWLWCYVDQMSPGELDAA
- a CDS encoding metallophosphoesterase, whose amino-acid sequence is MLHQAALGSHLNRSLPLTALIRRFLFLLIAGTMLLPSSGFAAIAPIILSFSAKPTSIALGSSSKLSWLVWNATSVSIDHGIGTVASSGSVSVSPTVTTTYTLTATGPGGTKTAKATVAIAAPTASFSAKPTTIALGGSSTLSWSVTNATSVSIDNGIGAVASSGSVSVSPAVTTAYTLTATGPGGTKTAKATVTIAAPTVSFSAQPASIAPGSSSTLSWSVTNATSVSIDNGIGTVASSGSVSVSPTVTTTYTLTATGPGGTKTAKVTVKVAVVVPTVSFSAQPASIALGGSSTLSWSVTNATSVSIDNGIGAVASSGSLSVSPAVTTTYTLTATGPGGTKTAKVTVTVAVVVPTVSFSAQPTSIAPGESSTLSWSVANATSVSIDNGIGAVASSGSLLVSPTVTTTYTLTATGPGGTKTATATVAIAAPTVSFSAQPTSIAPGESSTLSWSVTNATSVSIDNGIGTVASSGSVSVSPTVTTTYTLTATGPGGTKTATATVSILVPTVSFGANPTSILAGGFSTLSWSVTYATSVSIDNGIGAVDSSGSKTVSPTVTTTYTLTATGDGGTATGKATVTVVPATIVKGNAAKGWQRLGTAVKATVNTFEDSLVVACVMMNSKTPNSTVTGLSPNLGWKRVGGPALMAANGALELWAGYTASALTNQPITARLSSAGNAADGAMVVQSYRRTASNPAHPLAGITNVVSKVSPNSTSSSVTLPSSGHSNSLPIGCGGIDGEETPSFTAGSGYTFDATTNDTYWVSGGIETANALRGAPSDMIVSFTYPSGGRNGYIIGAELIDASYATDVGLVPPTVTFTATPARIAPGETATLTWSTMDATAVSIDHAIGAVERAGSLGVTPTISTTYTMTATGAGGSIGVPLAVVVTNPTPAAAACTDNSFTFVSYSDNYSGLDYGLTRIFSEMRSYDPNVRLLATNGDTDPFQRVRGDIDTGLNSRVNCGATVYPWFPVPGNHDIEVQAQMDWWAANWATNWTTDAASSAIAKQLPGLTNFRRGPLQTLKSTGALFTVDPGTTYSFDYKGAHFVFLNDYEFNDASMDTNAGVWDVNGAATSNPANSQLDWLEEDLTLNTQPLTFVFSHVGLMAPPYLGPEIPVVWSEHNSAFHTVELASVLSQHNVTAIFRGHDHVASRELIDGNEVVVYRRDFPDTANDPARPYGDPAAWQPLQVPGRVWQIDDGSVYNEMGSYVITQITPTGVTFSIYYWTSSTTPTFLWDTWTVPLPQ